Within the Pseudobythopirellula maris genome, the region CGGGCTGCTAGATCCCCGGCTAACAAGCCTAATCCAGTAGCCGGCGGGGCGTCGGCGCGGCGTTTGCGTGTCGCCTCCGCAGGAGACGTTCGTAACGACTCTCGTCACGACAAGACCACTCACGAGTCACTATTTCGATACAAGGAGATCAGTCATGGGACTCTTCACAAGCAAGCACTTCGACACCCTCAACGAATTGTTTTTGGCGCAGCTCAAGGACCTCTACGACGCGGAAATCCGGCTGACCGAGGCCTTGCCAAAGATGGCCGACGCGGCCGACTCGCAGGAGCTCAAGCAGGCGTTCCAGAGCCACCTCGACGAAACGCAAGGCCACGCGCAGCGTCTCGAGCAGGTGTTCCGCACGCTCGACGCCGAGCCGGAGCGTGAGACCTGCGACGCGATGAAGGGACTGATCAGCGAGGGCGACGATGTCGTCAGCGCCAAGGGCGACCCGGCCGTGCTGGACGCCGCGCTCATCGCGGCGGGGCAACGCGTCGAGCATTACGAGATGGCCGGCTACGGCACCGCCCGCAGCTTGGCGAACCAGCTCGGCTTGGCCCAGGCGGCCGGCCTGCTGCAGCAGACGCTCGACGAGGAGGGTGAGGCCGACAAAAAGCTCAACGCCATCGCCGAGTCGTACGCCAACGTGGCGGCCGCTCAGGCGTGAGCCCCACAACCATTTAGCGTAACCAGCGGGCGGAGCGCCCTTTGCCGGAAGGCCCCACGCCGATAGGCGCGGCGCCGGAAGGCTTGGCGCCGAGCCTGCTGGTTGCGTTTTCTGCTGCGCCACTGTGAGCCCGACCCGATGACCCAACGAATCCAGCCACAAGGAAAGCAGCTTCAGGGCGAGGGGCCTCAAGGCGCCCGGCCGCGACGCCTATCTTCCTTCCGCAGACCACGCTCT harbors:
- a CDS encoding ferritin-like domain-containing protein gives rise to the protein MGLFTSKHFDTLNELFLAQLKDLYDAEIRLTEALPKMADAADSQELKQAFQSHLDETQGHAQRLEQVFRTLDAEPERETCDAMKGLISEGDDVVSAKGDPAVLDAALIAAGQRVEHYEMAGYGTARSLANQLGLAQAAGLLQQTLDEEGEADKKLNAIAESYANVAAAQA